A single region of the Neotabrizicola shimadae genome encodes:
- the nuoK gene encoding NADH-quinone oxidoreductase subunit NuoK translates to MVGLEHYLTVAAALFVIGIFGIFLNRKNVIVILMSIELMLLAVNINFVAFSSFLGDLVGQVFALFVLTVAAAEAAIGLAILVVFFRNRGTIEVEDANVMKG, encoded by the coding sequence ATGGTGGGACTTGAACATTACCTGACGGTCGCGGCGGCTTTGTTCGTGATCGGGATCTTCGGCATCTTCCTGAACCGGAAGAATGTCATCGTGATCCTGATGTCGATCGAGCTCATGCTTCTGGCGGTCAACATCAACTTCGTCGCGTTCTCGTCCTTCCTGGGCGATTTGGTGGGGCAGGTCTTCGCGCTCTTCGTCCTCACCGTCGCCGCAGCCGAGGCCGCCATCGGCCTCGCCATCCTCGTCGTGTTCTTCCGCAACCGCGGCACGATCGAGGTCGAAGACGCCAACGTGATGAAAGGCTGA
- the nuoL gene encoding NADH-quinone oxidoreductase subunit L, with amino-acid sequence MPTIILFAPLVGALICGFGWKLIGERTGQIFATSLVFLGALLSWILFLSPTGPTEHHEILRWIESGSLSTSWGIRLDRLTLIMLVVVNTVSALVHLYSFGYMAHDDNWHEGEHYKARFFAYLSFFTFAMLMLVTSDNLVQMFFGWEGVGVASYLLIGFYYRKPSANAAAIKAFVVNRVGDFGFALGIFALFFLVDSIRFDDIFAAAPTLAQTEITFLWTSWNAANLIGVLLFIGAMGKSAQLFLHTWLPDAMEGPTPVSALIHAATMVTAGVFLVCRMSPLYEFAPDAKTMIVVIGGMTAFFAATVGLVQNDIKRVIAYSTCSQLGYMFVAAGVGVYSVAMFHLFTHAFFKAMLFLGAGSVIHATHHEQDMRNYGGLRKHIPLTFWAMMIGTLAITGVGIPLTNIGFAGFLSKDAIIESAWAGAYPAYILLVVAACFTSFYSWRLMFMTFYGTSRANGHGHDAHGDDAHGHDAHGHDDHGHGDHTPHESPLVMLIPLGVLSLGAIFAGMLWYGVFFGDEAKMRTWFGMPPAVEHAAEGGEHATEGTDHAAATATEGEATPADAHATTATEGEAAPTDTHAAATAEDHGVVGAAPEGAIFMGPDNHIIHAAHEAPVLVKVSPFIAMLIGFAIAWLFYIRRPDLPAKLAEQQRPLYLFLLNKWYFDELYDWVFVRPAKWLGNFLWKKGDGAVIDGTINGVAMGIVPFFTRLAGRAQSGYLFHYAFAMVLGITLLVLWMTLAGGAH; translated from the coding sequence ATGCCCACGATCATCCTCTTCGCGCCCCTGGTCGGCGCCCTCATCTGCGGTTTCGGCTGGAAGCTGATCGGCGAACGCACGGGCCAGATCTTCGCCACTTCGCTCGTCTTCCTTGGCGCGCTGCTCAGCTGGATCCTGTTCCTCTCGCCCACCGGACCGACCGAACACCACGAGATCCTGCGCTGGATCGAATCCGGTTCGCTGTCCACCTCCTGGGGCATCCGGCTGGACCGTCTGACGCTCATCATGCTGGTGGTGGTCAACACCGTCTCGGCGCTCGTCCATCTCTACAGCTTCGGCTACATGGCGCATGACGACAACTGGCACGAGGGCGAGCACTACAAGGCCCGCTTCTTCGCCTATCTGTCATTCTTCACCTTCGCCATGCTCATGCTGGTGACCTCCGACAACCTGGTGCAGATGTTCTTCGGCTGGGAAGGCGTGGGCGTGGCCTCTTACCTGCTGATCGGCTTCTACTACCGCAAGCCCTCAGCCAATGCCGCTGCCATCAAGGCCTTCGTGGTGAACCGGGTCGGCGACTTCGGCTTCGCGCTCGGCATCTTCGCCCTGTTCTTCCTGGTCGACTCGATCCGGTTCGACGATATCTTCGCTGCCGCCCCGACGCTGGCCCAGACCGAGATCACCTTCCTCTGGACATCCTGGAACGCGGCCAACCTGATCGGCGTGCTCCTCTTCATCGGCGCCATGGGCAAGTCCGCGCAGCTTTTCCTGCACACCTGGCTGCCCGACGCGATGGAAGGCCCGACGCCGGTTTCCGCGCTCATCCACGCCGCAACCATGGTTACGGCGGGCGTGTTCCTCGTCTGCCGCATGTCGCCGCTTTACGAATTCGCGCCCGATGCCAAGACGATGATCGTCGTGATCGGTGGCATGACCGCCTTCTTCGCCGCGACCGTGGGTCTGGTGCAGAACGACATCAAGCGCGTCATCGCCTATTCGACCTGTTCGCAACTTGGTTACATGTTCGTGGCCGCCGGGGTGGGCGTCTATTCGGTGGCGATGTTCCACCTCTTCACCCACGCCTTCTTCAAGGCGATGCTGTTCCTCGGTGCAGGCTCGGTCATTCATGCCACGCACCACGAACAGGACATGCGCAACTATGGCGGCCTCAGGAAGCACATCCCGCTGACCTTCTGGGCGATGATGATCGGCACGCTGGCCATCACCGGCGTCGGCATCCCGCTGACGAACATCGGCTTCGCCGGCTTCCTGTCGAAGGACGCCATCATCGAAAGCGCCTGGGCCGGCGCCTACCCGGCTTATATCCTCCTGGTCGTCGCCGCCTGCTTCACCTCGTTCTACTCTTGGCGCCTGATGTTCATGACCTTCTACGGCACCAGCCGCGCGAACGGTCACGGGCACGACGCTCACGGAGATGATGCCCACGGGCACGACGCCCACGGGCACGACGATCACGGCCACGGCGATCACACGCCGCACGAAAGCCCGCTTGTCATGCTGATCCCGCTTGGCGTCCTTTCGCTTGGCGCGATCTTCGCCGGGATGCTGTGGTACGGCGTCTTCTTCGGCGACGAGGCCAAGATGCGCACTTGGTTCGGCATGCCCCCGGCGGTGGAACATGCGGCCGAAGGTGGCGAACATGCTACCGAAGGCACCGATCACGCAGCCGCCACGGCAACCGAGGGCGAGGCTACCCCCGCCGATGCCCATGCGACGACGGCCACCGAAGGCGAGGCCGCCCCGACCGACACCCATGCCGCCGCCACGGCGGAAGACCACGGTGTCGTCGGCGCCGCACCCGAGGGCGCCATCTTCATGGGCCCCGACAACCACATCATCCACGCCGCGCACGAGGCGCCGGTGCTGGTGAAGGTCTCGCCCTTCATCGCCATGCTGATCGGCTTCGCCATTGCCTGGCTCTTCTACATCCGCCGCCCGGACCTGCCGGCCAAGCTCGCCGAACAGCAGCGTCCGCTGTACCTGTTCCTCCTGAACAAGTGGTACTTCGACGAACTCTATGACTGGGTCTTCGTCCGACCGGCCAAGTGGCTTGGCAACTTCCTGTGGAAGAAGGGCGACGGCGCGGTCATCGACGGCACGATCAACGGCGTCGCCATGGGCATTGTGCCCTTCTTCACCCGGCTCGCGGGACGTGCGCAGTCCGGCTACCTGTTCCACTACGCCTTTGCCATGGTTCTGGGGATCACGCTCCTCGTCCTGTGGATGACGCTCGCCGGGGGAGCGCATTGA
- a CDS encoding NADH-quinone oxidoreductase subunit M — translation MTNLLSIVTFIPAVAAAILALFLRGNDAAAQRNAKWLALLATTATFLVSLGLLTGFDPSNTGFQFVEDREWILGFHYKLGVDGISILFVLLTTFLMPITILSTWEVETRVKEYMIAFLLLETLMIGVFVALDLVLFYLFFEAGLIPMFLIIGIWGGKDRIYAAFKFFLYTFLGSVLMLVAMIAMYMDAGTTDIPTLLNHTFASDTISVMGFQIVGGMQTLLWLAFFASFAVKMPMWPVHTWLPDAHVQAPTAGSVVLAAILLKMGGYGFLRFSLPMFPVASDLLTPLVFWMSGIAIVYTSLVALAQSDMKKLIAYSSVAHMGYVTMGIFAANQQGVDGAIFQMISHGFISGALFLCVGVIYDRMHTREIDAYGGLVNRMPAYALVFMFFTMANVGLPGTSGFVGEFLTLMGAFQANTWVAAVATSGVILSAAYALWLYRRVVFGDLIKEALKTITDMSLRERAIFAPLVAMTLLLGVYPSLVTDRIGPSVTALLTEYHAALPAEPAAEAAHN, via the coding sequence ATGACCAACCTGCTCTCCATCGTCACCTTCATCCCGGCGGTCGCTGCGGCGATCCTGGCCTTGTTCCTGCGCGGCAACGACGCCGCCGCGCAGCGCAATGCCAAGTGGCTGGCACTTCTGGCCACCACCGCCACCTTCCTCGTCTCGCTTGGCCTCTTGACCGGATTCGACCCCTCGAACACCGGCTTCCAGTTCGTCGAGGATCGCGAATGGATCCTCGGCTTCCATTACAAGCTGGGAGTGGACGGCATCTCGATCCTCTTCGTGCTGCTGACCACCTTCCTCATGCCGATCACGATCCTCTCGACCTGGGAGGTCGAGACCCGCGTGAAGGAGTACATGATCGCCTTCCTGCTGCTGGAAACGCTGATGATCGGCGTCTTCGTGGCGCTGGACCTGGTGCTCTTCTACCTGTTCTTCGAAGCCGGCCTGATCCCGATGTTCCTCATCATCGGCATCTGGGGCGGCAAGGACCGCATCTATGCGGCCTTCAAGTTCTTCCTCTACACCTTCCTCGGCTCGGTGCTGATGCTGGTCGCCATGATCGCCATGTACATGGACGCCGGCACCACCGACATCCCCACGCTCCTGAACCACACCTTCGCCTCTGACACGATCTCGGTGATGGGCTTCCAGATCGTCGGCGGGATGCAGACGCTCCTGTGGCTCGCCTTCTTCGCCTCCTTCGCGGTGAAGATGCCGATGTGGCCGGTGCACACCTGGTTGCCCGACGCGCACGTGCAGGCCCCTACGGCGGGCTCTGTCGTGCTGGCGGCAATCCTTCTGAAGATGGGCGGCTACGGCTTCCTGCGCTTCTCGTTGCCGATGTTCCCGGTCGCCTCCGACCTGCTGACGCCGCTGGTGTTCTGGATGTCGGGCATCGCCATCGTCTACACCTCGCTGGTGGCGCTGGCGCAGTCCGACATGAAGAAGCTCATCGCCTATTCCTCGGTCGCGCACATGGGCTATGTCACCATGGGCATCTTCGCGGCCAACCAGCAGGGCGTGGACGGCGCGATCTTCCAGATGATCAGCCACGGCTTCATCTCGGGCGCACTCTTCCTCTGCGTGGGCGTGATCTACGACCGGATGCACACCCGCGAGATCGACGCCTACGGCGGCCTCGTGAACCGGATGCCCGCCTATGCGCTGGTGTTCATGTTCTTCACCATGGCCAACGTCGGCCTGCCCGGCACCTCGGGCTTCGTGGGCGAATTCCTGACGCTGATGGGCGCCTTCCAGGCCAACACCTGGGTTGCCGCCGTGGCCACCTCGGGCGTGATCCTGTCGGCGGCCTATGCGCTCTGGCTCTATCGTCGCGTGGTCTTCGGCGACCTCATCAAAGAGGCGCTCAAGACCATCACCGACATGTCGCTCCGCGAACGCGCCATCTTCGCGCCGCTCGTCGCCATGACGCTGCTCCTTGGCGTCTATCCCAGCCTCGTGACCGATCGCATCGGGCCCTCGGTCACGGCGCTTCTCACCGAATACCATGCCGCTCTGCCCGCCGAACCGGCGGCCGAAGCCGCGCATAACTGA
- the nuoN gene encoding NADH-quinone oxidoreductase subunit NuoN — MSTDLAIILPEIVLALYAMAALMFGVYTGKDSTAPAILWATVGVFLVLAAWIGIGGGGERAAFNGLFLDDPFSRFAKVVILLSAAAVLAMSAEYMARRGLLRFEYPILIALAVTGMMVMVSAGDLLSLYVGIELQSLSLYVVAALRRDSAKSTEAGLKYFVLGALSSGLLLYGASLTYGYAGTTQFAGILSTLHDGAPLGLTFGLVFILAALAFKVSAAPFHMWTPDVYEGSPTPVTAFFASAPKVAAMALIARVSHDAFGGVVKDWSQVLAALAVVSMFWGAIAAIGQRDIKRLMAYSSIAHMGFALMGLSAGTAEGVQAMLIYMAIYATMNVGTFAFILSMERNGRPVTDITMLSQFAKAEPLKALALLILMFSLAGVPPMVGFFGKFYVLKAAVDAGMTGVAVAGAVSSVIGAFYYLRIVYYMYFGAEGEVVESRMSPVQWAMLVGVAAIMVLGVVNLFGIEPPAAIAAEALVR; from the coding sequence ATGAGCACGGATCTTGCGATCATCCTGCCCGAGATCGTCCTGGCGCTCTATGCCATGGCCGCCCTCATGTTCGGGGTCTACACCGGCAAGGACTCCACCGCGCCCGCCATCCTCTGGGCCACGGTGGGGGTCTTCCTCGTGCTGGCCGCCTGGATCGGCATCGGCGGGGGCGGCGAGCGTGCGGCCTTCAACGGCCTCTTCCTCGACGATCCCTTCTCGCGCTTTGCCAAGGTGGTGATCCTCCTCTCCGCCGCCGCCGTCCTCGCGATGAGCGCCGAGTACATGGCGCGCCGCGGCCTCCTGCGCTTTGAATACCCGATCCTCATCGCCCTGGCAGTCACCGGCATGATGGTGATGGTTTCGGCCGGCGACCTCCTGTCGCTTTATGTGGGCATCGAGCTGCAGTCGCTTTCGCTCTATGTCGTGGCGGCGCTGCGCCGTGACAGCGCAAAGTCCACCGAAGCCGGCCTGAAGTACTTCGTGCTCGGCGCCCTGTCCTCGGGCCTGCTGCTGTACGGGGCCTCGCTGACCTATGGCTATGCCGGCACCACCCAGTTCGCCGGCATCCTGTCCACCCTGCATGACGGGGCGCCCCTCGGCCTGACCTTCGGCCTCGTGTTCATCCTGGCCGCTCTCGCCTTCAAGGTCTCGGCCGCTCCCTTCCACATGTGGACGCCGGACGTCTATGAAGGCTCGCCCACCCCGGTGACCGCCTTCTTCGCCTCGGCGCCCAAGGTTGCCGCCATGGCGCTGATCGCCCGGGTCAGCCACGATGCCTTCGGCGGCGTGGTGAAGGACTGGAGCCAGGTCCTCGCCGCGCTCGCCGTGGTGTCGATGTTCTGGGGCGCTATCGCCGCCATCGGCCAGCGCGACATCAAGCGCCTGATGGCCTATTCTTCCATCGCCCACATGGGCTTTGCCCTCATGGGCCTCTCGGCCGGCACGGCCGAGGGCGTGCAGGCCATGCTGATCTACATGGCGATCTATGCCACGATGAACGTCGGCACCTTCGCCTTCATCCTGTCGATGGAACGCAATGGCCGCCCGGTGACCGACATCACCATGCTCAGCCAGTTCGCCAAGGCCGAACCGCTGAAGGCGCTGGCGCTCCTGATCCTTATGTTCAGCCTCGCCGGCGTGCCGCCGATGGTGGGCTTCTTCGGGAAGTTCTACGTCCTGAAGGCCGCAGTCGATGCCGGCATGACCGGCGTCGCCGTCGCAGGCGCGGTGTCCAGCGTCATCGGCGCCTTCTACTACCTGCGCATCGTCTACTACATGTACTTCGGCGCCGAAGGCGAGGTTGTCGAAAGCCGCATGTCGCCGGTGCAATGGGCCATGCTGGTGGGCGTCGCTGCCATCATGGTGCTGGGTGTGGTCAACCTCTTCGGCATCGAGCCGCCCGCGGCAATCGCCGCCGAAGCGCTTGTCCGCTAA
- a CDS encoding biotin--[acetyl-CoA-carboxylase] ligase: MSAKAGWPAGTGRFVHDRLDSTNAEGARIAAGLTGPAWVLAREQTAGRGRRARAWSSPAGNFHGTLVLKPAEPAEVVALRSFVAALALRDAFVAATALPQAFALKWPNDVLLNGGKVAGILLESASHGAGVSSLCIGIGVNLIAAPDPAQVEPGALRPVSLLSETGLRLTPEAFLDHLAPAYAAREARFTTGGFAAIRDEWLSHAARLGERISARTGRDTREGIFETVDASGNLVLRTAGGTLAVPAAEVFF; this comes from the coding sequence TTGTCCGCTAAGGCCGGTTGGCCGGCCGGAACGGGGCGCTTCGTCCACGACCGGCTCGACAGCACCAATGCTGAAGGCGCGCGCATCGCGGCCGGCCTGACCGGGCCGGCCTGGGTGCTTGCCCGCGAACAGACCGCCGGGCGCGGACGCCGCGCCCGCGCCTGGTCCAGCCCGGCGGGCAATTTCCACGGCACGCTGGTCCTGAAACCCGCGGAACCGGCCGAGGTGGTGGCCCTGCGCAGCTTCGTCGCCGCGCTCGCGCTCCGCGATGCATTTGTCGCCGCCACCGCGCTGCCCCAGGCCTTCGCGCTGAAATGGCCCAACGACGTGCTGCTGAACGGCGGCAAGGTGGCGGGCATCCTGTTGGAATCGGCCAGCCACGGGGCAGGGGTCTCGTCCCTCTGCATCGGCATCGGCGTGAACCTCATCGCCGCGCCCGATCCCGCCCAGGTCGAACCCGGCGCGCTGCGCCCCGTCTCGCTCCTGTCCGAAACCGGCCTCCGCCTCACGCCCGAGGCCTTCCTCGATCACCTCGCCCCCGCCTATGCCGCGCGCGAGGCCCGTTTCACCACCGGGGGCTTCGCTGCCATCCGCGACGAATGGCTGTCCCATGCCGCCCGCCTGGGCGAGCGCATCTCCGCCCGCACCGGACGCGACACGCGCGAGGGCATCTTCGAAACCGTCGATGCTTCGGGCAATCTGGTCCTGCGCACGGCCGGTGGCACTCTCGCCGTGCCCGCCGCCGAAGTGTTCTTCTAG
- a CDS encoding type III pantothenate kinase → MLLAIDCGNTNTVFSIWDGTRFLATWRIATDHKRTADEYFVWLSSLMAITRTEAAITEAIISSTVPRVVFNLRVLCNRYFDCRPLVVGRPDCALPVAPRVDQGATVGPDRLVNTVGAFDRHGGNLIVVDFGTATTFDVVDDDGAYVGGVIAPGVNLSLEALHMAAAALPHVDVSRPQRVVGTNTVACMQSGIWFGYVGLVKEICSRIKAERDRPMKVIGTGGLAPLFGTTDVLFDSIEDDITMHGLVLIHRFNTAPEDA, encoded by the coding sequence ATGCTTCTCGCCATCGACTGCGGCAACACCAATACCGTCTTTTCCATCTGGGACGGCACGCGCTTCCTCGCCACCTGGCGCATCGCCACCGATCACAAGCGCACCGCCGACGAATACTTCGTCTGGCTCTCCTCGCTCATGGCCATCACACGCACCGAGGCCGCCATCACCGAGGCGATCATTTCTTCCACCGTGCCACGCGTGGTCTTCAACCTGCGCGTCCTGTGCAATCGCTACTTCGACTGCCGTCCGCTCGTGGTGGGCCGTCCCGATTGTGCTCTGCCTGTCGCACCCCGCGTCGACCAGGGCGCCACGGTCGGCCCCGACCGTCTGGTCAACACCGTGGGCGCGTTCGACCGTCACGGCGGCAACCTGATCGTGGTGGATTTCGGCACTGCCACCACCTTCGATGTGGTCGATGACGACGGCGCCTATGTCGGCGGCGTCATCGCCCCCGGCGTGAACCTCTCGCTCGAGGCGCTGCACATGGCCGCCGCCGCCCTGCCGCATGTCGATGTCAGCCGCCCGCAGCGCGTGGTCGGCACCAATACCGTGGCCTGCATGCAGTCCGGCATCTGGTTCGGCTATGTGGGCCTCGTCAAGGAAATCTGCTCCCGCATCAAGGCCGAACGCGACCGCCCGATGAAGGTCATCGGCACGGGGGGGCTTGCGCCCCTGTTCGGAACCACCGACGTTCTGTTCGATAGCATCGAGGACGACATCACCATGCACGGCCTCGTCCTCATCCACCGATTCAACACCGCCCCGGAGGACGCATGA
- a CDS encoding ribonuclease J, protein MTANRLIYLPLGGAGEVGMNCYVYGYGPEDKERLIVVDLGVTFGDMESAPGVDLVMADITWLADRADRIEAIFITHAHEDHIGALGHLWPRLKKKVYARRFTAAIGRLKFEEAGLPVEEIVVVEPRPATIKAGPFQVQFLPISHSIPECSMLVIDTPAGRVVHSGDFKLDPDPVVGEAWDPSALQAVAAEKPVIALMCDSTNVFSPHPGRSESTLTDPIAQLVAQSRGMVVATTFASNIARLKTLAEAAVKADRSVCLLGRAMRKMMAAAEETGVLQGFPRTVTPEEALEIPRQNLMLIVTGSQGERRAASAALSRGKYLGFEMKEGDLFLFSSRTIPGNERGVLRIVNAFSEMGVDVQDDANGLYHVSGHANRPDLETVHRLLKPGMVIPMHGEHRHLREHSKVAMAAGLPAEIATNGMMIELAPDGPQVAEYIETGRVYLDGSVLIGAMDGVIRDRIRMALNGHIMVTVLLDEADEPLGDAWVEVMGLPAMGRHGQPLADQIEAELNEFLTGAGRKVLADDDKLDEAARRVVRQVAMEEIGKKPEVTVVVSRLMEG, encoded by the coding sequence ATGACCGCCAACCGCCTGATCTATCTGCCCCTCGGCGGCGCCGGCGAGGTGGGGATGAACTGTTACGTCTACGGCTACGGGCCAGAAGACAAGGAGCGCCTGATCGTCGTCGATCTGGGCGTCACCTTCGGCGACATGGAAAGCGCACCGGGGGTCGATCTGGTGATGGCCGACATCACCTGGCTCGCCGACCGCGCCGACCGGATCGAGGCGATCTTCATCACCCATGCGCACGAAGACCACATCGGCGCGCTTGGCCATCTTTGGCCGCGCCTGAAGAAGAAGGTCTATGCCCGCCGCTTCACCGCCGCCATCGGCCGCCTGAAGTTCGAGGAAGCGGGGCTTCCGGTGGAAGAGATCGTGGTGGTCGAACCGCGCCCCGCCACCATCAAGGCCGGCCCCTTCCAGGTGCAGTTCCTGCCCATCAGCCATTCCATCCCGGAATGTTCCATGCTGGTGATCGACACGCCCGCCGGCCGCGTCGTCCATTCGGGCGACTTCAAGCTCGACCCCGATCCCGTGGTGGGCGAGGCCTGGGATCCTTCGGCGCTTCAGGCCGTGGCGGCGGAGAAGCCCGTCATCGCCCTGATGTGCGATTCCACCAACGTGTTCTCGCCCCATCCCGGCCGGTCCGAATCCACCCTGACCGACCCCATCGCCCAGCTGGTTGCCCAGTCGCGCGGCATGGTGGTCGCCACCACCTTCGCCTCCAACATCGCCCGCCTCAAGACGCTCGCCGAAGCCGCGGTCAAGGCCGACCGCTCGGTCTGCCTTCTGGGCCGCGCCATGCGCAAGATGATGGCCGCGGCGGAGGAAACCGGCGTGCTGCAGGGCTTCCCCCGCACCGTCACGCCGGAAGAGGCGCTGGAAATCCCTCGCCAGAACCTCATGCTCATCGTCACCGGCAGCCAGGGTGAACGCCGCGCCGCCTCCGCCGCGCTCAGCCGCGGCAAGTACCTGGGCTTCGAGATGAAGGAGGGCGACCTCTTCCTCTTCTCCTCCCGCACCATCCCCGGCAACGAACGCGGCGTCCTGCGCATCGTCAACGCGTTTTCGGAAATGGGTGTGGATGTCCAGGACGATGCGAACGGTCTCTACCACGTCTCGGGCCATGCCAACCGCCCCGATCTGGAAACCGTCCACCGCCTGCTCAAGCCCGGCATGGTCATCCCCATGCACGGCGAACACCGCCACCTGCGCGAACATTCCAAGGTCGCCATGGCCGCCGGCTTGCCCGCGGAAATCGCCACAAACGGCATGATGATCGAACTCGCCCCCGATGGCCCCCAGGTCGCCGAATACATAGAGACCGGCCGCGTCTACCTGGACGGTTCGGTCCTGATCGGCGCGATGGATGGCGTGATCCGCGACCGCATCCGCATGGCGCTGAACGGCCATATCATGGTGACGGTGCTTCTGGACGAAGCCGACGAACCGCTTGGCGATGCCTGGGTCGAGGTCATGGGCCTTCCGGCCATGGGCCGCCATGGCCAGCCGCTGGCCGACCAGATCGAGGCGGAGCTGAACGAGTTTCTCACCGGCGCCGGCCGCAAGGTCCTGGCCGATGACGACAAGCTCGACGAAGCCGCCCGCCGCGTGGTGCGGCAGGTGGCGATGGAGGAAATCGGCAAGAAGCCCGAAGTGACGGTGGTGGTCAGCCGATTGATGGAGGGCTAG
- a CDS encoding DEAD/DEAH box helicase codes for MTKFSDLALDPRVLQAIADAGYETPTPIQAQAIPPALEGRDVLGIAQTGTGKTASFTLPMITLLGQGRARARMPRSLVLAPTRELAAQVAENFDIYAKQTKLTKALLIGGVAFGEQDKLIDRGVDVLIATPGRLLDHFERGKLLLTGVQIMVVDEADRMLDMGFIPDIERIFSLTPMTRQTLFYSATMAPEIERITNTFLSNPVKIEVARQATASTTIEQRLVEFTPTRKDRSFTEKRAVLRALIRGEGEACTNAIIFCNRKMDVDVVAKSLKAHGFDAAPIHGDLDQSQRTRTLDAFRDGELRLLVASDVAARGLDIPAVSHVFNFDVPSHPEDYVHRIGRTGRAGRQGKAFTIAVPSDGKYLAAIQSLVKMEIPRGEMPEGLDLAAAGDGGRPAREEKPGRGRGKERDGGRGRGRERGERREEAPVEAVEVVEAAPVREERVREERVRDERPREERPRRDRREDRRDDHRVVGMGDHVPEFILRSFRLPASAVTADEDEAPELPETVGAGTDE; via the coding sequence ATCCGCGCGTGCTCCAAGCCATCGCTGATGCGGGCTATGAAACGCCGACGCCGATCCAGGCCCAGGCCATCCCCCCTGCCCTTGAAGGACGCGACGTTCTGGGCATTGCCCAGACGGGCACCGGCAAGACCGCCAGCTTCACGCTGCCGATGATTACCCTGCTTGGCCAGGGCCGGGCGCGGGCGCGGATGCCGCGCAGCCTGGTTCTGGCGCCGACGCGCGAACTGGCGGCCCAGGTGGCGGAAAACTTCGACATCTATGCCAAGCAGACCAAGCTGACCAAGGCGCTTCTGATCGGGGGCGTGGCCTTCGGCGAGCAGGACAAGCTGATCGACCGCGGCGTGGACGTGCTGATTGCGACGCCGGGCCGTCTGCTGGACCATTTCGAGCGCGGCAAGCTTCTGCTGACCGGCGTGCAGATCATGGTGGTGGACGAAGCCGACCGGATGTTGGACATGGGCTTCATCCCCGATATCGAGCGCATCTTCAGCCTGACGCCGATGACGCGGCAGACGCTGTTCTACAGCGCCACCATGGCGCCCGAGATCGAGCGCATCACCAACACTTTCCTGTCCAACCCGGTAAAGATCGAGGTTGCCCGGCAGGCGACCGCATCGACCACCATCGAACAGCGGCTGGTGGAGTTCACGCCGACGCGCAAGGACCGCAGCTTTACCGAGAAGCGCGCCGTGCTGCGGGCGCTGATCCGCGGCGAGGGCGAGGCCTGCACCAACGCCATCATCTTCTGCAACCGCAAGATGGATGTGGATGTGGTGGCCAAGTCTTTGAAGGCGCATGGCTTTGACGCCGCGCCGATCCATGGCGACCTGGACCAGAGCCAGCGGACCAGGACGCTGGATGCGTTCCGCGATGGCGAGCTGCGGCTGCTGGTTGCTTCGGACGTGGCGGCGCGGGGCCTGGACATTCCGGCGGTGAGCCATGTGTTCAACTTCGACGTGCCCTCGCATCCCGAGGACTACGTTCACCGCATTGGCCGGACCGGGCGGGCCGGGCGGCAGGGCAAGGCCTTCACCATCGCGGTGCCGTCGGATGGAAAGTATCTGGCGGCGATCCAGAGCCTGGTGAAGATGGAGATTCCGCGCGGCGAGATGCCAGAGGGGCTGGACCTGGCCGCCGCCGGCGACGGCGGGCGCCCGGCGCGCGAAGAGAAGCCGGGCCGTGGCCGCGGCAAGGAGCGCGACGGCGGCCGTGGCCGCGGGCGCGAGCGTGGCGAACGCCGCGAGGAAGCCCCGGTCGAGGCGGTGGAGGTGGTCGAGGCCGCCCCGGTGCGCGAAGAACGGGTGCGCGAGGAACGTGTGCGGGACGAGCGTCCGCGTGAGGAGCGCCCGCGCCGCGACCGGCGCGAGGACCGCCGCGACGACCACCGGGTCGTTGGCATGGGCGATCATGTGCCCGAGTTCATCCTGCGCAGCTTCCGCCTGCCGGCTTCGGCCGTCACGGCCGACGAGGACGAGGCGCCGGAGCTGCCCGAAACCGTGGGCGCCGGAACCGACGAGTGA